The DNA segment AAATAAGAggacaaaataataaattagatAAATACGCTGACTGTAATTTcggttttcaaaattaaggtttttaattaaaaaatgtaattaactAGACCAAGGTGTAGAGAAATGTTTCCTTGGAAAGAAATGAACTTACGATTAGTTTAATTATAGATATATTAAAGGTAATTATGTCAACGcaaattactttttaaaacTTGTCTACTTGTTCCACGAGTAAAATGAATGTCGTAAATGTTATAAACGGTATTTTTTGGACGCAGTTAATACAAGATTCCAATattgtttttgtgaaaaaaaaagtttgatcACCACTAGaatacaatttcaaaaatttgtctAAATAATTCCAAAAACCTTTTTTCCAATAGCTCAGGGTAAGAGTGTAGTTGGTCTTTAACCCATTTTTGaacgatttttaatttcatactCACAGCCTGCGTTCAGAAATTAATTCCTTCGAAACAGCCTGTGCATTTTTAAACGTATGTCTGTTTAAGACGCAGTTAACGTTTCGTGCATGTTCGCAAGTTCAATTGTAGGTTGTGTAGGTTAAGCAACAACAGACATGTTCCAAATCATAACTACCTTGAAGCGTGAACACCCGttacaattgaaaaaaaaaaaagtaaaaaataaacgcACTAATGTGTTGAaaacaaatttgcaaatcttgaaatgatttttgtttttgttttaatgaATGTATTATTTTCGGTTCAGTGACGTTTACCTTTCCCATTTGCAACAACAATTTGCATTTGAAGTTATGCAACTTAAACTATGTTTTAGCACgttatcattttttaatggaaatatTTGCACGTTCTCTTTACTAAACCTGAAATATTCGAGTGACTGTTACGATGtttttatcataaataaatcttATTAAAACTTTTTCGTGTGGAGTTATTGGtagttacaattttttcatttatttagtGTGTTTTAAGTTCTAATTTTCTTTTGGTCACCTTCGTATCAAGCTGAACGTCACGCGAATATTATTTTACTGTTTTATGAAAACACTCTGTATTCTGTAGAGATCGCTGCATTTTCGCCATTTACCTCCCCGCTGGGAAATTTATATTTCTCAAAATATCTCGTCGCAAATTTCCCGAGAATAAATCCCTTTTATCTCGATTTAATGCAGAAAATTTTCCCCACGGGAGTCGGCTATTTCTCTTAGTTCACTTTGATCCTCGTCATGATGTTtcctttgcatttttaattaaacatttttcctttCACGCTGACTAAATTctgtttgcattttttttttaattaatacgtTTATGTGAACGTCCAAGCGTACATTTTCTCACCTTGTTACGTTATTTATttacgaacaaaaaataaaccaacaatTTCAGGGAATTTTATCGCTTTTTGTTGCTCAGTTAGGTTGTCGCTCcgataaaaattttgcttATCATTGCTAAACTTTACGCCGGGACAAAGTTCCACTCCTTTTCAGTTGGTCACAATAAAACGCCACGATACAAGAGCAACAAACAGCACAAAATGTTGGCACGCGTCaaacgataattttaatttttttaaaatctagTCCCcagataaaattataattatgcaAACATTTCGAAACGTAAATCTCCAAGCGttccaacaatttttttctaattcttaCCTGTCACGCAAACTGTGACGAATTTCGAGCCGAAATAGCCCCCAGAGGCGTATTTGCACGGATTGGGGTACTGGTTCTGGAAATGTCCGGCCATTATGCATTCTTCAGCCGACAAGAAATGACTGTTGATGTTTCTCGAGTGCTTGACGGTGCCTTTCTGCATGTCTTCCGGTATGAGATCAGTGAAAATCCAACCCACTCGTCTCAGGCCTAAGCTCCGAGCCAAGTCTTCGACCAACTCCTCCTTGTCGTCTCTCAGCAGACGAATGGAGTCGCGACCGCTCTCTTGGGGCGGCTCGTAGATCGCCACCACGTTGGCTCTTATTCCTGcaaagcaataataaaaactgcTGTATGAAAAACACCGGCAAAGTAGTTGAAGATCTTAATAACGAAGAGTTAGCGAAATCTATAATTATTAGAGTTTCTGCCGCGTTCTCTGATTTGAGGccgtattaaaaaaatcacaaaatattgtcagttatttttcttttacaatgTTTCAGAAACGGTTTTGCGCTTGAGACTTTTTACAAGAGAAGTCAACGCagaagaaacatttttgagCATCAATTGAGTAACtatcattttttctttaaaaacaattaaaaacaaaacagacaatctgcgatttttaaaatcacaaaaaagaTCTTTTTCAAATCCAGATACTTGATTTTCTTGAAATGAgctaatcaaaattttattgtcccGTAATACAGACGGTTATGAAACTGTTAAACATCTtaccaaacttttttttcaaacaattggaaaataaaatacaaacaatCTTGGGCATCTTTTTTtgatcaattttgtttttttaccacaaatttatatttcttttGTGATAACAAAAACACTCAAATCCTAGGACCATCCTACAATTGCAAAATCTTTCATAACCACAcaaaaatcaatcaatcagTTTTTgacgtaaataattttctatatttgatattggaaaaatttgttgtgtaaatcttgtacggttggcttcaaaaaaaacgggaactgtcagaaaaagttctgtcagattttataaaatttttatagtttgaaacggccttttagaatttaggttaaaaaactgcacttatgtgtcagaaatactactgtcaaacagacacaaattgacataaattgacaaattaaattttcaattcacattaggtcaaatttcatttcccgtttttttttgaagccaactgtaaaCGCCTTTCTccaaattttttcttctttagcAACAGTCCGCAACTTACTGGTCTGCACAATATTTGTACAGTATTGACAAACTCTCGCGCAAATGCTTCTTCTTGACGAAACATGATCAaaggaaataattaaattttctaccAAGCAACGACAAACGGGTTACGCTGATGcacggcttcctagattaataagagtcgaAGCCTCTAATACGGCTGGTCGAGTTCATCAGTTGCAGGCATTTTTTCTGTTCCTGAGAGGGCGCCACTATACATTTGTGTATTTGGCTGCTTAACCGCCTACAattctcattttaaaaaaaatcgtaatttgtatgttacatacactacttcaaaaagtagattattgatagaaaaaaaaacattaatacgatttttcattcatttaattaaaaaaatattcgttttttgGTAGAGGGCGCTACTATACTTTTGGCTTTTGAAGGAACAGACAGTTCAAGGAACTCGACCAGCCGTATTAGAGGCTtcgactcttattaatctaggaagccgtgCGCTGATGTAACAACTCTTTCAGGTGGAAACACTTGTTCGCTCTTGAGTTGTTCTACTATTTAAACACTTACTGATCACACCACAATtgataaaactgggacactgcAAAACAAAAGTGTTTCACAATGAAGTATTTAGAGAGAAATTTTCGTGGCAAAACAAGACCAAGTAAATCCGTGGGATTTTAGATAATAAAtgcgaaaaaaattcaatctcACTGCCAACTATTTAAacgaaaatataaaataaatttcataaggaatttttttttgtctcacatctgaaacttttatttaaatattcttCGGCATTACGTACACAGatttataaaagaaattctATGCTTCTCAGTGGattttgattgattttttttatttacttgcgACGTTTTTGATGCAGGCGACGTCTCTACGTCAAATAAATTTGACGAACCTTACAACAATTTTACGAAATAACAGATCTCACCTAAAGGCACATCGTTGTGAATTTCGTAAGTTCCATACAAATAACCGATTCTTTGGTGGCCGGTCGAGCGCCAATAATTGAGGAATCTCTCCACCAGATCTTTGTTCTCGAAGGCGACGTTGTCGACGTGGCGATACACCTGACGGTTGAGTGTGATAGCGTTGGGTTGGCACTTTGAACAGATGCCTCTGGGCCATGGGGGGTGATCCTTGCAGCCGTTTTTGATGCGACAAGAGATGTCCTCGAGGGCCAAGAACTTGCCCTTGTCCACTCCTGATGTCATTTTACGCAAGTAGGAATGGAAAGACAAGTGTTTGATGTTGTGCTCGCGCAAGTACGACTCGTCAAAGGGTTCCAAGGCCGAGCAGTGGACACAACGAGAATTGCTGTTATGGCGGCAcctgaaaatcatttttatgcaTTTATTTCTTATGTGATTCCAATTAAAATGGATTTAGCCACACAATCCGAAAAGTTTTAAATCCGTTTGggtgaaaaaagaaaacaaagaaaattttgcaaCTTCTCTGCCATCTATGATCAGTAGCTCTTGACATTTGCACTGAGTTGAATGTCATTCTGTGACATATGACGTCACTAAGTAACTTCAGAGTCATCAATGATAAAGctttatagtttttttttgaaaagttaaaAGTACTTTGTCATCTTTTCTTTAagtttaaaattgaatttggaTGAAACAGAAAAATTGAGACTAAAaccctaaaaaaaatattttttgttgatcttACAGCTTTGGGTCCTGATCGCGCTCAACTTTCCCATCTTGTTTATACAGCAGCAAGTCAACATGGTCTTCTTTAACGGCGCTTAGTTTACTGTTAATGCTTAAGCTGCTACTTGGTCTCGAATTACTTATTCCTGAACTAGTAGAAGGCGCCGATTCCAGTAGAACCGGCTCGCCTGAGGGCGTGTTATTGGTCTAAAATACGCAACACTCAGCACCCTTTGGTAGAATACCTATTTGTAAGACTTACTGAAGTCGATGGGAATAAAACAGCACCATTTAGAGGTAGCAAGTAGATCATGTCCCCATGTCGCAGCCCCGCGCTCGCAACTGAGCGAGTCTTGCTGCTGGTAATTTCGTTCTTCTGGTTACGCTCTTTGTACAAAGCGAACGCGAAGCTGCTCAAGTCGAACGTGTCATGAACCCGCTCGAATAATCGGCAAGTCGTGTCTGAAGCGCTGACCTCTATCC comes from the Tenebrio molitor chromosome 9, icTenMoli1.1, whole genome shotgun sequence genome and includes:
- the Npl4 gene encoding nuclear protein localization protein 4 homolog, which produces MSKAKAILLRVQSPEGTKRIEVSASDTTCRLFERVHDTFDLSSFAFALYKERNQKNEITSSKTRSVASAGLRHGDMIYLLPLNGAVLFPSTSTNNTPSGEPVLLESAPSTSSGISNSRPSSSLSINSKLSAVKEDHVDLLLYKQDGKVERDQDPKLCRHNSNSRCVHCSALEPFDESYLREHNIKHLSFHSYLRKMTSGVDKGKFLALEDISCRIKNGCKDHPPWPRGICSKCQPNAITLNRQVYRHVDNVAFENKDLVERFLNYWRSTGHQRIGYLYGTYEIHNDVPLGIRANVVAIYEPPQESGRDSIRLLRDDKEELVEDLARSLGLRRVGWIFTDLIPEDMQKGTVKHSRNINSHFLSAEECIMAGHFQNQYPNPCKYASGGYFGSKFVTVCVTGDKTNQVHMEGYQVSNQCMALVRDNCLLPTKDAPELGYVRESSDKQFVPDVYYKEKDTYGNEVSRLGRPLPVEYLLLDVPASTPVTPTYTFNSDPAKQPFPVENRLLDGDIQDFNALNQYLSQFNSNEFFTAINDFHLLLYIATMDMLPMKEYMGPLLRALKNRDAAAAEEWSSSEHWATIEQLIAASSPPPSRPGSVASGSVNAGASSSSGVQAKWTCPHCTFLNTSEVNNCEMCSLPRSTSH